The DNA sequence ACCCTGCTAATGTGTTCCCATCTTTGAAAAAAGATTAATGATAATTACTCCTATCACGATCAATGCAATACCAATAATAGCTGGCAAATCAGGAACCTGCTTGAATGCTACAATTCCAATGATTGAAATGCATATAATGCCTACACCCGACCAGATCGCATAAGTAATTCCGATCGGAATATGGCGAAGGGTGAGACTGAGAAAATAAAAAGCTGCGGAATATCCTGCAATAGTAACTAAAGATGGGATTAACCGCGAAAATTCTTCAGATTTCTTGAGAAATGTTGTAGCAATGATTTCAAAAACAATGGCTAAAATAAGATAGATATAACTGCGTCCCATCAAAAAGATCTTTAACACAAAAATAGTAAAAGTGACAGTATTTTTTTTCCTGAACTTCTGTCATTTATTAAATCTTCTTAATGGTCTATTTTCCATGAAGTTTGAAGAATAATTTTTATTAATATTCTATTTTCAATTTATCACTTTAAAGTGGCTTATCTGATTTTACAATTTACAGTAATATGCATTGCATTCCTTTTATCAATCTTTAAATGCAGAATAGAAATCTTTTATCAACTTAATAATTATTACGAATAAGATAATAATAATACACATATTTTTTCAAAAATATATTAAATTAATGTAAACAAATAATCACTAAAACCACACCATAACAACACCTAAATACCTGATAAACATCACGATTATTCTATTTGGCATGTCATTTGAAAGTTGTAATATTGCAATTAGAAAATTAGCAAAGAAAGTATAATTAAAATTCAAAAAAAACAAAAATGGTAACTTACGCTTTTATCGCAACATGTATAGTAGTATTCGCTTCTTATTTCACAACAGTTAGAAGAGAAAGAAATTAATAAAAAATCGCTGGA is a window from the Chryseobacterium sp. T16E-39 genome containing:
- a CDS encoding DMT family transporter; translation: MGRSYIYLILAIVFEIIATTFLKKSEEFSRLIPSLVTIAGYSAAFYFLSLTLRHIPIGITYAIWSGVGIICISIIGIVAFKQVPDLPAIIGIALIVIGVIIINLFSKMGTH